GCAGTAGCTTAGTGTGTTCCAGCATCTGAAAGGCAGTGCAAGGAgcagtttgcttttaaataggAAGGCCCTTTTGCtgtcaaaaaataaatttctttacTTATTCCTCTTACTGCTTTGTCTTTAATGTCACTGAGGTGATGAAGGAAGCCAACCAAACAAAGTTTTTTCTGcgttttgggggtgttttttccccctgaagcTGTGAATACTAAACCCAGCATCTGGAGGAGGTAAGCCACTGCTTTCTTCACCAGCATAACCTGGTACTCTTAACCTGGCAGAGAGTCCAAGAGCAGCAAGTACCAAATTTCTTCCTCAAGACTATTAACCACTAAGACACCTACAATCTCCAGCTGTGCCAATGTTAAAATTACTGTCCTTTGTAGGCCCTGAGCATATATATGAGGCTAAACTGTCCTCTGAGGACTAGATTAGAACTAACTCTtgaccttttctttctgaaccGGTTAAACTTTTTGCTCTGCATGTTCCAAAATGACACATTTACTGCCTCCTGACTATTGCAGTATCAGCTTCAGCCTTTGCCAGTCAGCAGCATACTCTCCCTTTCATTAGGCAGCcatcaaaacagaagaaaagcttAGTTTAATTCCCTCTGGCTGTCAAATTCATCACCAGATTAATGGCATGTGGCATAGATTCAGATAAGTCAGAAAAAGGACACAGGAAAAGCCCAAATAAAAATTACTACAAAGGAAGAAAGCCAGACTCGGGTATAATGCTTGTTGCCTCCAGGTTTACTGCTGCTGGTCCTGCACGACACACACCATGGATAACTTGTgtcctgtgtgtgtgacatcATGTCTCTCAATTGCTTACACCATCAATCTGGGAGTTACTCAGTTACCAATTAGCGTTCCTCAAAAATGCCTTCTGTGAAATCCAACTCCTTAGCACATGGGACATAAAAATAGGCTCATTTTATTTAGTGATAACTACTTAACTGCATTTCAGGTAGAAGACAGATAACAAATTTTATCAATAATTCAAGAATCAGCCAGGTGAGGCTCCTGTTCATCAAAATTAAGCTATTTCTGGAAGAGTAAGCAACATGATTTTTCCTCCACGGCAGACTTCTGGTGATGGACTAAGTTACTCTTGTAATTACCATCAGCAGTTTCTCAGCTGACAATCAGCTCACATCCAAGTCTAATGAATCGTGGCATGATTTAGGCAAGGAATAGTCTACACTAAATCAGAAATGCCTCATTATACTGTGCTGGTATTGCACTACATCATTGTCCTTTCTTACTGATCAGAACCACACTGTGGATCAAAGAAGCTAAAAggctatttaaaacaaatagcACAACAAAACATTAACAGCAGGTGGTGGAAAGAAATTGAGGACAGAGTGGGTTTGCAAAAAATGTCTCTGAAGGCAAATGGGTAAGAAGCTGCACAGAAAGCCTTAATACAAGGCACCTTTACATCTAAAATTAGTATATGACTAGTCTAGGAGTGCTATGGGTATTACAAATACTATCAGAACCTAATTTTCTTAATTACCTACATGCAGAAAATGTGGAACACactggagaggaaaagcaggagtGAAAACAATGACTAGAGGTAAGGTACCTCTACAAAACCAACTGGAACTTACAGAAACAATCTTACTAAAGCTATTCAGTCAGTCACTCCAGAGACAGTCTGGAGCTGCTTTGTAAAAGAGACCAAGACAAAATGAGTAGCTATGAAAAGAAACAGGGAGAGGATCAGTTGGAAGTTGGGGTGACTCAGAACTGATATGAACAAAACTATTTCTGTACTGAACTAAAACATGAATTTAGAATTGCAAAACTAAAGGCAGAGGGTTTAAAGATTTTGGGTTAAGTAACTGCACAGCCCCAATAGACTGATTTACCATTTGCTGATGGCAGGAGTTCTCGAGGTAGAAGTGTGGAAATCAGAGACTCTTGGTTGGGttattttgttggtttgctagtgtttttttaaattacaatatGCATGAAGTAAGAACACATATATAGAAATTAATTactgtttggcttttttctctACTAAGACATGTAATCAGAGAATTACTTTAAGTTAGTAAAATGAAGGTTAAAAATCCCCAGGGGAAAGAGTTACATTACCTCTgatgagggaaaaataaaatggttgGGAGACGGTCTGTCATAAATTCCCATGGAAGGTCATTTCGAGTGACATCAATTCTGTTAAGAAAAGACACACTGATGAAGAGAACagatatttccttttaaatcacCATTTTGGGGATTGGGAAGAAGGAAATATAAGTATCTGTGAAAGTAAATCTTAATGTGTTATGTCAAAAATAGGTGGTGTATATGAGTCAGCAGAATTAATTACCAAGATTCAGAGGATGGATTTGAGTTTGACAAAcatctgtgggtttttttcctagaaaaataTGTTCAGTATTCCAAGTGCTCTCATCCAGCAGTGAAATGGCAGTTGCTCACTACGTACACACCTTCCCCAGGTACACACCTTCCTGCCCTGAGCCAGACTTCCCTAACAGTTTCCACAGGAGACTGAAGTAATTTCTATTCATTAATTTGTTCCTCAAGTACAACTCTACTAATATTGTCTCCTCAAGTAGTTTGAGGAGTAAATTACTTTTGCTTCTTCTAAGGACAAGCAAATGGCACTTAATGGCACCTTTTTTCCTAAAGCTCTGTGTAGAAAGGAACATAGGATTTCGTGAATGAAACATTTGGCCAACTGTTTGTTACGTTCTTCTCTGCATTTTAGGGCTTCTTTGATCACGAAGTTCTTATTAATTACAAAAAATttattatagaaaaaaatagatgatCACATCAGTAGCAGTGCAGTGAAAATAATAGATGAAAATAATGGAGCAAATGAGGGAACTTCAAagctggggaagagaaggggtgTTGACTTGAGAACAGCATTACCCCTGTGGGAATAAAGCTGCAATGATAAACTGGTGATGAGAATGCAGATTTTTAactcttatttttattatacatcctgtgctgcctcctggaATAAGTTCAATCAGATCAGGTGTTGCAAGTATTGATGTATTATCAAATACATGAAAAACAATGTTTGGGTGACACATGACCTCCAAGTATTCTTGGTTCGATccttccctcctgtccccctgtcccctgggcagcagggggtGCTCAGCTGCCCACCAGCATTAACAGGATGCATCCTGCCTGTCTCAGACAACTACTCAAATACAGCAGCACAGCATATTAATATCTGCTACAAATTATCAAACACAGGGAAAAGTTATTGATTCTTGAAATTAAGAAGCTTCAagtttaaaatttcattttaattaaactggGTAATTACTGCAGGGAGATTGAAAGCCACCAAATTtatagaaaggaaaacaaagtgcTGTGCTCAAAAAGGAATGAAGCAGATGACATTCACATCTACTATTCCAAGActgtagagagaaaaaaaataaatcattttctAGGCTGATGACCTCAATAATCTCACATTATTCAGGAGAGATGAAATTAGGATGTTTTTTACCTTGCCACAGTGAAATTATCTGGAGGCAAAAGCCGGGCAAGTTGAATGAAGATGTGATTAAGAGAAGCACAGAATCCACACCACTGTGAGTAATAGAGCAGCAAGACATTCTGGAAAACGAAATGGGAGAAGAGTTTGATTATCTATTGCAGTTAATCTGCAGAAAAAACCTAGTTTTCACAACATCTAAAACTGAGCACCCTCAAAATGTGAAAGTAAACTATATAATAATATTAATGAACTTCATTATAAGCTATTTATTCATGTTCTCTGACTACTGAGTTAACACAAATTCTTGGGGAATTCTCTTTTCATAAAGACAAAATAAGGAAGATTATTTAGTTTAGGATTATTCCCTTTAAGTGAAAATGCACCAAACTTCACTACACTTCTCCAGACTCTTTTGCAATCTTAAATTCTCATGTATCTAACAGGACTGTCTACTGCacatggaacagaaaaaaaaagatgtttaaaCTTCTAGTTTGCCTCTAAAAGGAAAGCAGGACTCGGGGCTGCTGGAAACCAGCTGGGGCCACAGACATTCACTGCAGATCTGAACAACCACCAACATTAAACCTTACTATCACATACTTAAAAAACCAAAGTACTTTAACTCCTGTTCAGGATGACATCTTATGTAAGGCAATTTCATGGCACGCAATTGAAAGATTTTTGAATTCTTATAAAATACCTTATTTTATGCTACAAATAAGAAAAGCACATCAATATTAAGTAAGACTGAGACCCCCTCATTAAAATCTGTACAATGATAAGAAACCTTTTGAGGAACGAGGCTGTACCTTTTCACTCACAAACACAGTGTCGTGGAAGGTGTGAGTAGTCACTTCAGTGATCACATGCTGTTCTGGAAAATGGACTGAAGGGTCATCAACAAGATGCCTTTTCAAGGGACTGTAGAGAACACTGAAATTTTTAATGAAGTTCTCTGAAACGAAATTGATACATACCAAAGTTATTTCAGTTCCATAGGGATTTTGGCAGTTTTTACTTCAGAATTCATAGGAACttacagagaaaatacaaattcaAACCTGGTTTCATGTCAGTAATTTCTGACAGTTTGGTCTCAGCTCTTGATTAACCACAACTGATGTGAAAATAAGATATAatttcactgggttttttttgttttctcattacAGTCTTCTTACTTGGACACTAGTGTCTAATCTTGCATCTATCCCTATTCAATGTACTATAATAATTCTCTATACTTCTAATCCAACCACATACCCACTAAATCACAAATAATATCCCCtctccattttttaatttccacatTATCTTGAAGCCTCCACTTAGATCCATAATTAGTTGCATTTATTCTTCCATTTTTAACTACTTTCTCTGCaatcctccttttcttttgacCTTTAAATACCCTGATATTCCCATGCCAATCTGGCCAGCCCCATTTTCTCTGCCACTCATCACCCTCCTCTTTGTTCAACTTCCTCCTTAGTTTTAAGATATTTAACAAGTAGCTGGTCACtggtaaaaatataaaataagctTCAAAATCCTCAACTACCTTCAGCTACACCAAACCTACACCATGTTCTCTAAATTGCTGCAAGGTGTTGCCAATATCCTTCTTTTCACTTTGGATGGGCAAATATTATtctaagcattaaaaaataagattattCAATAAGAataaatttcaaagcaaaaggtGTAAtatgaaaaacaataaaaatgtttgattCAATGGAAACAGCTTGTATTTCCAGTTCAAAAACTGGGCCCAAGTAAAACCTGCACTTTTGTACAGACAAAAAATACCAGATCATCAAGTTTATCTCTGAaatgcaaacagcagcacatttaattttatatttactgCTCAGCATTTCATTAAATTCTCACACTAGCTATGCATGATTAAGTAGTAACTGAAGGGACATAGTCCTGAATTTTTGGAAACCATCTCTAAAGACTGACACCTGTTATAGGTATTAAACGTTGATCTGTATTGTTATTaccaaattttaaaagttaagaAGCTTAAggaagtaaatttaaaaaacccacacacaacCCAAGCATAAATCACAATGACTCCTGAACAAAATATGTAGAAGCAAGAGTTTTTCAGAAGTTCAAATGACAGAGTAGAAACATTCTGAGTCTTACTCAGCAGAGAAACCCTCACCATGCTCAGGAAATCCTGTGACCTGAAAAAtgttcaggacagaaagtaccaggagcagaaaggggaaggaaattTGTACCTTCTCATTCtgattttaatatttcctaGGCATCCTTTTATGGCCACtgaggttttggtttgtttttccataCTCTTCCTGGGGGGTTGGGGTAGAGACAAGATACAGGTCTGGATGTGACCCCTAAGGAGAACGTGGTTATTTGTTCTATGTCGCGTGTCCTTCTGTACTTGGATTTATGGCAAAAAGGAAGTGTCACTGCCATAAGAATTATACTGATATACCCTCTTGAACTACTTATGTTAATACTACATTCACCTGAATTCCCTCCCATGTTTATTTCCATAGGTAACATTAAAAGCCcctgtatttttaaaggtatCCTCAGTTTTGCACATCAGCCTAACAGGAAATGCACATGTTTTGTCTTAAGTACATCAGAACTGCAGTCcttgggttggttggttttttcgtgtttattctttttttttccctgagttttttttcctgtgtttttgtttgtttgctttgccttGTTTTCTCCTCCAATTcagacaggaaataaaaaagagatttgGGCACAACCACCTTAGAGCTCTACTTTGAAAACAGATCACTTTCCAAAATCAATTTACAACAATTTAAGTTTGTTTCAGAGGACAGGAGGATGAAGAAGTCTCTGCTGGTAAGTGAGCAGTACAGTACCTCAGAAAAATTCTGGGATATTTCAGTACACAGAAAAGCTGAGTAAACATCAACACCACCACTAATACACAAATGCCTTCTGTAATATCAAGTATGTTAATGCAGTTATTTTTTCCCACAAGcaaattaatttacatttttccaATTCCTTCAATGCATCACGCAGTCAAGAATCACACATTTTGAGGTTCACTTCTTTGATAGGAAGTTACTTGTGGTATACGGAACTTAGTTTTTACATCACCCAGAACATGATTCTGTTCTAGCCAACAGACTCATTCATAGCTGCTTGGTTAACTACTAAATAGAACAGAATAAACTACAATTCACAATGCTGGCTATAGGTTCACCTTTTCAAATGGCATACTTGGAAACAgagtttttttaattcaagcaTTTGGATGGTGGATACCATACCCAGGACAGGTCCAACAAGGGACTGATTTTGATCCAGGACATAGTGCACTTCTTCTTTCATGTCAACAATGGCAGCAAATTCCTTAAGATGAGTAGATCTGGATGCTCCTAGTCTCTCTGCATATATCCAAAAAAGGTTTGAATCCAGTAGATAGAGATTCAAGGTTTTGTTGGTCCTGCAGCTCAGACCAGTAATGTTCACACTACTAATATTAAGGTCAGGAATAAAACAATTCCTATCCTCAATGTGAGGAATAGAAAATTGGGTGTTATCTTTCTTCCCATGGGAAGAAAATGCTACTTTGGGGGTCTGAAAGATGGTCTTCTCAGAACCAATGAAACTTAAAAAATGCCTGTTTACTGTTCTGCAACATGCAGTGTAATAGCTAAAGGGACTATAGAAACTTAAGAAATTGCTGCACTCTATGGTATTCGATATAACTTGAAAAAAGGTATGTTCCTGGAGGTAGAAAGAGTCCAAAGCTGCTTCTATCTCTAAAAAGTTACAGTGTGGCACGTGGACTTTGTTTGGCTTGACACCCAGAGTCTGGTTGACACAGAGCTCGCAGACGTTGTGAGTCCTGGAGATGGAATGCCAGTGTGGGAGCAGCACCGTGTTACAGCAGGGGGACCCGCGGATGGACCCGCGCTCGGGGAGCTTCACATCGGGGGCACAGGAATCAAACGCTGGGCCATCAGGGTCTCCCAAGTGCTGAGgctctggctcagctgcctgGCTTTTGTTACACTTGTGGTATTCCAAGGCCACTTTGGTTATCTACAGGGgggaacaaaagaaagaaaaaaaacaagattaATTGTACATAGTTCACTCAAATGGAGTTCTCTCTTGCAGGTTTAACAACTATATGCAATTACAGACAGAATTTCGGAAGCTGACTGATCTGCATTCTTTCAAAAAATGGGTATCTGATTTGGTAACAAAGTtaaattttcagatattttagcATATAAGCagtaaatacaaagaaaattcaaagtcactttaaaatattcagtCCACCACTGATCTCAAGGTCCTCTTTGCATCATATTTATTGCAGTGCAGTAACACTACATTTTATGGTTAAATCCCACTACCTGAAGCATTAATGAGCACAAGTGCCTGAATCTCCCTCATTTGCCAATACAAGGAGGAAATCAATAAAAGCATTCCCATATGCAAACAGAATAGAGGTATAGGTGGTGCACAGATTTTGCAACAATCACTAATAGTGTTGAAACAATGTTTGTATTCTCCCAGCCACTGGCATACAGCTGCAATCCTGCAGGTGCATTTTGCATATAGGAACATGTGGCTTGGGAGgaggaataaaaaggaaaacaggccTGTGTCTCAGTGCCAACACTGCTGTGTTGCATCACCACTTTGCTTTCTATAACCAAGGGCaaacaagcagagaaaaggTATGTGTATGGACCACAGAAGGAATCCCCTTTCTAGGAAACAACAGAACATGCAagcaaggaaaatgaaagggGAATTCTCCTTTCATGCTCATTATCACCTTAAACAGACTCCAGGACATACACACACTGTTACAGAAACGCACTTTGACAGAAGTTGTTTGAATTATCAGAGGGATGTTGAAGTGTCACATCCAGGAGAGGTGCTGTGTCACAGGACCACCACTATTCAGCTCATTTCAGTGAGCaatgatcagaaaaaaaattttgctCTGAGGACTTCCAGCATAAAACTTGAGAGCTTTGTTCCCTGCAGCTGCCTTACAGTCAAGTGGTTTCAGTGCCTGCTGAACTCCAGGGActggctgcaggaacagctctgTCCATGGTAAACAAGCTGCATTGTATCTCTCTATCAAGAGCAGCTGGAATATTTTGTATCTCATTTCACATTTTGATAAACACTGTTATTTAGGAGAATGAAATCTGAAACACAGCATCTTACTTAGCATTGATTTGATCTAAATAAGGGGTACCTGTTACTAGAATGTTTCTTCTGTGAATGAAAAAACCATCACTGAATTGAGTCTGCCAAAAATAAGACCAATTACTACAAGAGTAACAGCAGTTCTTCTCCAGAAAAGATTTCTCCAATCCTATAttgtaataattttattgtGCCTATTTCTACTCTGGCTAAATATTGTATCAtaagtaattttcatttttccttattGCTTCAGACACTGCAATATTAATGAGGCCTCCTCATGGAAACTGCACATTCCAGACACAGGTGCCATGTATGCAAGTCAGCACAATCACTGAAACAGCCCTGTGTTTTGTCTTCCACAGGTGCTTGTCTGTTGTTCCCCATTGTCCTGAGTGCTGTGTGATCACCACTGGGACGTGCAGCTTTGTGTTACACCACATGGGATGGTGGGTTCCAGCTGAAAATAGCCCAGGGACAACTAGTTTTCAGCCACGTTAACATCCCTGTCTCCATTCCAAACAGCTACACAAACTCCTGTCCAAGGCAGTTTGGACTGGAAACAATAGTAGAGGAGGAGAAAATTGGCAGGTGACAATGAAATGCACAGGGTATTTCAAATAGCACTGGTTTTCCAAAAGGTCTGTTCTTCCTTGCACAAGCACCTCTGGACAGACAGTAGGAGAGGAGAAATAGAACGGGGTGGACACAACACACAGTTCTTTAGTTCCAGCTGGCAAAGATCTGCATCTCTCACACAGCACTCACCACGACAAGGAGGAGGTCAAGGAGGAGTTTAAACCACTGCTGAATGAGACAAAGGCACATTGTGTGGGATGCAAACCAGTGTAAAGGAGTTGTGATAATATGGTTTGCAAAAGTGTTTTTGAACAAAACTGGACCCTtcaaacagtaaaataaaatatctgtgaCAATTAATCTCACACCTTTGATTACAGCTTTCAAGTTCtatttttgaagtaaaaaaGCATAGAATTATTTCACTTACTTCATCTAAAAGAGGATCAATTTCTGCTAAGGGATTGTAAGGTATAAATATGAGAAGTGCTGGTCCCTTCTTCAGCTCGTTGTTTAGAAGGAGGCTTTTCCCACCGTGAGGTCTCAGCCAGCGTATGAGCATCTCTCGATTCTCCAGGGCCCACTTGCAGATGTTCTCAGCAGTGAAGTTCATGGTGTCTCTTGGATAGATCTTgaaggaaaagcacagttgtgtCCTCACTTGGTTTAGCAATGAATAGTCCTCATGCTTTGTTACTGGAATGATTGAGACTCTCTTTCTAAACCTAGTATGAGACACTAGTCAGCAAACTTCATAAAccctttccctttggaaaatCTTTCCAAATGTTCATCAAATTATGGTAACACATACAAGCAAAAAGGATTCTACTGGGAAGCTCCTCTTTCTTTTACTAGATCTTTATAATCTTTACTTTTTCTCAATAGTACAAATTTTCTTTGTAATTCAAAGAGCCCTGAGTTGGTATCATCACATACTAGAACAGTTTTTTCCCACCACTGCCTCACCATATTAACTCATTTTAAATTAGCCTTTGAAGACCCAAACATCAAGACTGCATTTAAAACTGGTATTTCTTATTACTGAATGCATCACAAAATTACTGAATTACTGAAATGCATAATAAAGAGTGTTCACAGCTTCTAGGatcaattttaataaattaaggCGAGTTTATCTCAAATAATTTGCACAGACAAGAGTTGTTTTATGTACTTTGCTatttcacctgaaaaatccatgTTTTCCCTAGAGTCTTAGATGAAATGCACACCACAATACCATCTTCACAGTTTTCACTCATGACAGCACTAGAGGTAGGTAAGGTGTCTATGCCAAATAGCTAATCTGAAAGTTAGTATTATCAGCCTTACCTTCCAAAAAACAAGGCACATGGGTTAAGAGTTATAAACTCAGCTGATTTAATTTGTGTGAATTTTCTAATCATGTCATATCTTTAAACCAAAATGTAAGTTTTCACTGTTCTTAACTATCCCTCCACAAAATCTCTTTGCCCATATCCTCATTCAAGCAGCCTTCTAATTCTGAACCTCTGGAAGAGGTATAAACTTCAGGAAAAGGTGTCTTTGTGTAGTAATTTCTGAAGTGCTTGGGTTTTTAAGTTTTGATAGAAATGATCAACTGGGGTCTCAGCTACTGTTTAAAACTGCTGTTGATAGGTAGAATGAAAATGTGCATTACTGTACAAAATTGTTCTCCTTAAACATCCTGTGTCCTAAAGCTCTGTGAGACGTTTCCTTGTGGTCTAGGACGACAGAGCTCCAactccctgtgctgtcccagagCCCCCGCAGCAGCAACGTGACACTCACGAGGGATGTGTTGGTGTGCCTGTGCAGGTACACACTGCCAGAgtgctccagggacacctcccgTGCCACGCGCCTGTCCGTGATCACCCCGAAGCGCATCGTCCCAAGGTAGTCTGAAAGGGCAGAGTGCCAGCTTTGAAACAGTTACACACACTGAGAGCCTCAGAACATCCCCCTTCAGAACAgaacacacagcagtgctgtgcaaaGGCACAGGAATCTGCCAATAGCAACTGTCAGGAtgggaggcagaggcagaaactGGCAACAAGAACAAGCGTGTTCCTCTCCTGCACCGAAGGTGCAGAGAATGTTAACCTCAATTGTTCAGTTTCTTGATTTGCTTATTAAATACAGAACCTGGTATCAGACATGAACCTTGCTGTGTTTTATGGCCTCTCAAAAGCCACGATGATACATATGTATGAACACTGTTTAAATTAAGTACGTTTAATTATGTATTATCTCAATATATGTTATTTATATTCTATGTTTATAAATATGCACACACAAAGATGGATTGCCTCTCATCTTTATGTTGCAAAGAACTGTCCCAACATATAAATGAAATCatagaacaaaacagaacaggcTCTATATCACACCAGCAGCACAGTAAAACAGAAGACTAATATTGGTATCAATTTCCTTTATCTGCTGACAGGAAAGAACATGCATAAAATGTGCTAATCCTAACTTCACAAAAGTTCCATCCAGAATTTATGATCCAAAAAGGAGGTATTAATCATATACAAAGTTTGCACATTTAAACACAAGTGGTTTTGTATTTTAGAATATTAATGGaaaacaagagagagagaaagcccttcccccatcctgctgctctgtcccagctctgtaACTCCATCCAGGGAAGTACCTTGTGGAATGCAGTTACCAAGCTCTGACACAGCCCAATTCGTGCCAATGCCTCTGACACTGCAAATGATGCACCAGACCAAAGACTCCAGGCCTCCACTCAAATGAAGTACTGATGTGATCATGGCTCTGTCTGGGCTGCAGCCACACCATGTTTGAGGAAACTCTCTGCCAATGTGTCTCAGAACAGCAGCCTGTCATTCACTTTTTTCCATGATGGCTCAGCACATAATAAGCTTTTTATGTAAGCAATCCTCACACTGGAATGCGACAGTCTCATAATTAGATCAACATCAAAAACACACAGAGGAGATTAATTCTCAAGTTACACAATATTGCAAAAACCCACAACTCATTCACAGATGCCTTAAATTACGAAAACACAGCTTTTACCTTTCTTTAATGAATGTAGTGCTGCTGTGAAGAATGTTAAATAACCAGGTGGTTGAGGTGAAGCATTGAACTCAAAATATCCCAGAACTCCAGGCTGAAATAAT
This genomic window from Pithys albifrons albifrons isolate INPA30051 chromosome 16, PitAlb_v1, whole genome shotgun sequence contains:
- the TXNDC11 gene encoding thioredoxin domain-containing protein 11; this translates as MSVSGPGPAAAPRLRPRAALMARRPELLCGAAIVLGCAFLVALKVTCSRAKDVTMPAKLPVSFFSPRSPVIDLFRGQLDYAEQLRQDSEIVLFFFYAPWCGQSIAAREEIQLVASRLSDQVLFVAINCWWNQGKCRKQKHFFYFPVIHVYHRSFGPIEYKGPMSAVYIEKFVRRVMTPLLYISSRSKLLDFLSNYEPGVLGYFEFNASPQPPGYLTFFTAALHSLKKDYLGTMRFGVITDRRVAREVSLEHSGSVYLHRHTNTSLIYPRDTMNFTAENICKWALENREMLIRWLRPHGGKSLLLNNELKKGPALLIFIPYNPLAEIDPLLDEITKVALEYHKCNKSQAAEPEPQHLGDPDGPAFDSCAPDVKLPERGSIRGSPCCNTVLLPHWHSISRTHNVCELCVNQTLGVKPNKVHVPHCNFLEIEAALDSFYLQEHTFFQVISNTIECSNFLSFYSPFSYYTACCRTVNRHFLSFIGSEKTIFQTPKVAFSSHGKKDNTQFSIPHIEDRNCFIPDLNISSVNITGLSCRTNKTLNLYLLDSNLFWIYAERLGASRSTHLKEFAAIVDMKEEVHYVLDQNQSLVGPVLENFIKNFSVLYSPLKRHLVDDPSVHFPEQHVITEVTTHTFHDTVFVSEKNVLLLYYSQWCGFCASLNHIFIQLARLLPPDNFTVARIDVTRNDLPWEFMTDRLPTILFFPHQRKQQSVKFPEDFSVNLPNLLKFILHHSSLSSSEPCTKECRHKESVLQQGHISHLEREIQKLRSEISALHQAHGQLEAQLSEARREEQRLQQQKHTLEKQHKTLQVHSEQLQATYDQKNQELLEMAEKLQELADASENLLKENALLRILVASKEAKLQSRDGIQEPLESEQTLPEDNDVSPSTATATTEEERIDIIGTIETEHTSGNRTE